A single Plasmodium knowlesi strain H genome assembly, chromosome: 13 DNA region contains:
- a CDS encoding ATP-dependent protease, putative, with protein MRPMNCLLKCRREISRTGRQQFRSIKLRGKNDTQLLSTIVGGKEVECFSLLNKPLFPGLSYVLNADRNLVRSFEKCKKKSAHIGLFLLKNMEHEQVGGFFNDTQFMKDIRIGGKTILKKDIAFINDVRDVYDCGSVGFIREVLYNDDQPRNDTEGKSISTEGKSISPEGKSNSPEEMPHRSSSMNSRERVACVDDSHDGMGRNERRGPLLDQSKDMYRVVIEIADKVKIVKWINGNTAQVDIMKRHISNARNSKQIKAYQMEIIERIKEIIQLNSACSVEYNLLLKYYDVKNVYSLVNLVGSITMGKRSSLQDLLEKSDIEDQLAICLDLLNEDILLLKMKKELSTNLKNKFNEEKEKLMIRECISNLKKKIGEKTDHEILCDKFFAKFQLKKSHMDKEASDTILRELNKFSLYNEHCNDYASTYQYLNTVLSIPFGKYASLCEDISGCERILTQSHYGLHQVKKYILEYVGLYILNKNVKPKILTLVGYPGIGKTSICKSISSALQLPHYVINMNNITNMNELIGHRRTYVNSYEGKIIQALISTEVMNPLIVLDELDKISFSNANIYTTLLNLFDSSQNKGYKDVYVNFPINLEKAFFVCTANSVEDIPETLLDRMEIVNVYPYTNEEKVSIFNKYLKKKIQEETKVTDLHLHISEELLLHVIQNYTNENGIRQFYSILYNVYKRRAFMLLKGITGRVNLGVHNLHVFHDFVSLDCLRQRGGVQSIPCTHEGMIKSLAFTENGGQVVTIEVVGLSERNSHVAGSSDLYCNEVITKNNTPMEELLRFRSNCNINQFSMSDERMNAPALLSSSRLGKNVAEDMCPHGMATTPTSSDRVEPPFIDDNNPPFVIKKATEGTHRIKSLERSQPSESYQNYQMVITGNVGKMMQESILIANTFATHVLRKVVPNFQNQYLHINLSECDVKKDGPSAGVNLVTSILSYYLKTAVSSSVCMTGEITLKGHVVKIGGLVEKIIIARNFGIHTLIIPKDNAEEYELLPSDVKGNMRVLYVHHYYQIFNFLFPMFGPLIP; from the coding sequence ATGCGCCCCATGAATTGTTTGCTCAAATGTAGAAGAGAAATCAGCAGAACAGGTCGACAACAGTTCCGGTCCATAAAGCTGCGCGGAAAGAATGATACACAACTGCTTAGCACAATCgttggggggaaggaagtggaGTGTTTCTCCCTGTTAAATAAACCGCTTTTTCCGGGCCTCTCGTACGTTTTAAACGCGGATAGAAACCTTGTGAGGAGTTtcgaaaaatgcaaaaaaaagagtgcaCACATAgggctttttcttttaaaaaatatggaacaTGAGCAAGTAGGAGGATTCTTTAATGACACACAGTTTATGAAGGATATTCGCATCGGCGGAAAaaccattttgaagaaagaCATAGCCTTCATTAACGATGTGCGGGATGTGTACGACTGCGGATCGGTAGGATTTATCCGAGAGGTCCTCTACAATGATGATCAGCCCAGAAACGACACGGAGGGAAAAAGCATCTCCACGGAGGGAAAAAGCATCTCCCCGGAGGGAAAAAGCAACTCCCCGGAGGAAATGCCCCACAGGAGTAGCTCAATGAATAGTAGAGAAAGAGTAGCCTGTGTGGATGACTCCCATGATGGGATGGGACGAAATGAAAGGAGAGGCCCCCTATTGGACCAATCAAAAGACATGTATCGAGTTGTCATTGAAATTGCAGATAAGGTGAAAATTGTAAAGTGGATCAATGGAAACACAGCCCAGGTAGATATAATGAAGCGGCACATATCCAATGCACGAAATAGCAAACAAATAAAGGCTTACCAAATGGAGATCatagaaagaataaaagaaattatacaATTAAATAGTGCATGTAGTGTGGAATATAATTTATtgttaaaatattatgacgtgaaaaatgtatatagtTTGGTAAACCTGGTAGGCAGCATAACCATGGGAAAGAGAAGTTCCCTTCAGGATCTACTGGAAAAAAGTGATATAGAGGACCAGCTAGCTATTTGCTTGGATCTACTAAATGAAGATAttcttttgttaaaaatgaagaaagaattatccacaaatttgaagaacaaatttaatgaagaaaaagagaagctAATGATAAGGGAGTGCATCTccaacttgaaaaaaaaaataggagaaaaaacagacCATGAAATTTTATGCGATAAattttttgcgaaatttcAATTGAAAAAAAGTCATATGGATAAGGAAGCTTCAGATACTATCCTACGTGAACTAAACAAATTTTCCCTGTACAACGAACACTGCAATGATTATGCGTCCACGTATCAGTACCTCAACACGGTGTTGAGCATTCCCTTTGGTAAGTATGCCTCTCTATGTGAAGATATAAGTGGATGCGAAAGGATATTAACACAAAGTCACTATGGATTACACCAAGTGAAGAAATACATTCTAGAATATGTAGGGCTGTACATActaaacaaaaatgtgaagccGAAAATACTTACTCTTGTTGGTTATCCAGGCATTGGCAAAACGTCTATCTGTAAATCTATCAGTTCGGCGTTACAACTACCCCACTATGTAATAAACATGAACAACATTACCAACATGAATGAACTCATTGGGCACAGAAGAACCTACGTGAATAGCTACGAAGGTAAAATTATACAAGCTCTCATCTCAACGGAAGTAATGAACCCCTTAATCGTCTTGGATGAACTGgacaaaatttccttttcaaatgCCAACATATATACTACACTCCTAAACCTTTTTGATAGTTCACAGAATAAGGGGTATAAAGACGTGTACGTCAATTTTCCTATTAATCTGGAGAAAGccttttttgtttgcacTGCTAACTCTGTTGAGGACATTCCAGAGACTTTGCTGGACCGAATGGAAATCGTAAATGTGTATCCCTACACCAATGAGGAAAAGgtttctatttttaataagtatttgaaaaaaaaaattcaggaaGAAACGAAAGTTACCGACCTACATCTGCACATATCGGAAGAACTGCTCCTTCATGTTATCCAGAATTATACGAACGAGAATGGCATACGGCAGTTTTACTCTATTCTTTATAATGTCTACAAGAGGAGAGCTTTCATGCTTCTAAAGGGGATTACGGGGAGGGTCAATTTGGGGGTTCATAATTTGCACGTCTTCCATGACTTTGTAAGTCTCGATTGTCTCCGGCAGAGAGGAGGCGTTCAATCCATTCCCTGCACTCACGAGGGCATGATCAAGTCTCTCGCCTTCACGGAGAATGGTGGGCAGGTGGTCACTATAGAGGTGGTTGGTCTGTCCGAGAGAAACTCCCATGTGGCAGGATCTTCTGACCTGTACTGCAATGAGGTCATCACAAAAAATAACACTCCGATGGAAGAACTCCTCCGCTTTCGTTCCAACTGTAATATAAACCAATTCTCCATGTCGGATGAGAGGATGAATGCACCAGCGCTTTTGAGCTCCTCCCGATTAGGGAAAAACGTTGCAGAAGATATGTGCCCCCACGGAATGGCCACAACCCCCACTTCGTCAGATAGGGTGGAGCCCCCTTTCATTGATGATAACAACCCACCTTTTGTGATAAAGAAGGCAACCGAAGGTACCCATAGGATAAAATCGTTGGAGAGAAGTCAACCGTCAGAGTCTTATCAGAATTACCAAATGGTTATAACCGGGAACGTGGGTAAAATGATGCAAGAGAGCATCCTCATTGCGAATACTTTTGCCACCCATGTACTGAGGAAGGTAGTTCCAAATTTTCAGAATCAATACTTACACATCAATTTGAGTGAGTGTGATGTGAAGAAAGATGGGCCCAGTGCAGGTGTCAATTTGGTTACTTCCATTTTATCCTACTACTTAAAAACGGCAGTCAGTAGTTCCGTATGCATGACTGGGGAGATAACTCTTAAGGGTCATGTGGTAAAGATTGGAGGGCtcgttgaaaaaattatcattgcAAGAAATTTCGGAATACACACCTTAATCATTCCCAAGGACAATGCAGAGGAGTACGAGTTGCTCCCAAGTGATGTGAAAGGAAATATGCGGGTGTTATATGTGCACCACTATTACCAGATCtttaatttcctcttccccatGTTTGGCCCCTTAATACCATAG
- a CDS encoding ubiquitin carboxyl-terminal hydrolase, putative: protein MIPPYGKIHVSLSNEYVEFYEEKSLKDTHKCTAKENGIKVSCEEEESTTVGCTRDDIFMDGHTDEKDSGETNHQRGYHHSLLSKHHLRDGKGGDTSQELTSSGVRNTEVEKGKLHVEPTTALLVPPVQDGGGKGSLRGGDGGVAMVDSIRSGRSSHGEGSSNQVKCKSRRALPSTVRLKGFKKICNRTFNKYYFIGKPFRRYVKIRKSASQEKVKKNASRKVSTDGIVISKKKGAQACHGPGDFSVKRQDMVSSESAKTGSEVTMGEKAHTEGNIIPVKKCVHQVLLPSPKVRIVNRGNVILSKMTTKENNSKKKVEKVEKVKKIKIVKKIVKEGKPIDLKRKNGVDEDAGQHIGEDNCHTHETSTVSIQKTKFHVHTEKCETMGKGVVNGKEEITNGSCSSRIEANSLLEYTEGSPKKKKKKKRKKKKKNKGTPEGGCTIGGGGHTFGEGSPGDTHLTGKFSVEGKPNGNAAMREENFPERVQHKMLDSLQKTQIDSGQHSKEGVTTATPNGVTVHNEEKWDNKSVREIAERKGEMIKKGEERNTSVEEREVGLMVGPTGREKEGGKRKKKKKKSESESVSVSPIGNGNDNGNGYGSGNRSEDGGAGRQKELKPGELNMSEYLILKEIKIKQSNEVVQLNLDSSFFVSKGAGLYNYGQNICFFNSIIQTIVRIPYICKDLLNKLHSLNCEKKKVSVFCFYCLFEQFACNIISKKCGIKNMLIPYIKKYICNNYIVGYQEDVHEYLRYFLCSLERSSFSSSIYIQKMFTGVTKNITICTKCNNVSLKYEQYYELSLDISSSNNLEEALKKYLSKETLMGDNGYYCDNCRKKKKATKQCVINKLPRVLTIQIKRFFMNSKFNVVKNHKHISYPLYLDMKGYVNNYDLFQNDFNNNVISLYEKVNSSTGGISHQGSGVASDTRNGAGSDQRNGAGSDQRNGAGSDQRNGVGSDQRNGASSNMHGDNQSAPQGGRPNPHVLNQIAHIFAELKREVCKRKIKNQLTSSDLRSIIMETKKRIIKELNKIKFSKFYNDILLSISKDIDTLYCHMRANANSKHFSLKGALFNFKVEYLSGQERHLPSHSESCTTENGNRSETNRFGERREHSAREAHNGKNHSNQRNASYFSYELTGLIKHIGSGTEYGHYVALTKSNNNIYLLCDDNNISYINKKDILNCVKNAYVFIYTCIHPRFIDFYNKYVDVLEKKKFNINLPVFEKRVEFKERITMPKQKFISRSLHF from the coding sequence ATGATCCCCCCTTATGGGAAAATACACGTTTCTCTGTCAAACGAGTATGTTGAATTttacgaagaaaaaagtttaaaggacacacacaaatgtacagcaaaagaaaatggcATAAAGGTATCATGTGAAGAGGAGGAGTCAACCACCGTTGGGTGCACACGAGATGACATATTTATGGATGGACATACAGATGAGAAGGATTCTGGGGAAACGAATCATCAGCGTGGATACCACCATTCCCTTTTAAGTAAACACCATTTGAGAGATGGTAAAGGGGGTGACACATCACAGGAGTTAACTTCCTCCGGTGTAAGGAACACCGAAgtggagaaaggaaagcTCCACGTAGAGCCGACAACAGCGTTGCTTGTGCCTCCTGTACAAGACGGAGGAGGTAAGGGATCCTTGAGAGGAGGTGACGGCGGTGTTGCCATGGTCGACAGTATACGTTCTGGTCGTTCCAGCCATGGCGAAGGCTCCTCGAATCAAGTAAAATGCAAAAGCAGGAGGGCACTCCCCTCGACTGTTCGACTAAAAGGATTCAAGAAAATTTGTAACAGAACATTCAATAAGTATTACTTTATCGGAAAGCCTTTTAGGAGGTATGtgaaaattagaaaaagtgCTTCacaggaaaaagtgaaaaaaaacgctaGTAGAAAAGTTAGTACAGATGGGATAGTTATatcgaagaaaaaaggagcacaGGCATGTCATGGGCCGGGGGACTTTTCTGTTAAGAGGCAGGACATGGTATCCTCGGAGAGCGCCAAGACGGGAAGCGAAGTTACAATGGGCGAGAAGGCACATACTGAGGGTAACATAATTCCAGTGAAAAAATGCGTCCATCAGGTACTGCTGCCCTCCCCAAAGGTTCGCATTGTAAATAGAGGGAACGTCATCCTGTCCAAAATGAcaacaaaggaaaacaactccaaaaaaaaggtcgaaaaggtggaaaaggtaaaaaaaataaaaatcgtaaaaaaaatagtaaaggaaggaaagccCATTGatcttaaaaggaaaaacggaGTTGATGAGGATGCAGGTCAGCACATCGGCGAAGACAATTGCCATACGCATGAAACCTCGACGGTGTCCATTCAGAAGACTAAATTCCATGTGCATACGGAGAAGTGCGAAACGATGGGGAAAGGGGTAGTTaacggaaaagaagaaattacaaATGGAAGTTGTTCATCCAGAATTGAAGCCAACTCCTTGCTAGAGTACACGGAGGGCAGTcccaaaaagaagaagaagaagaaaaggaagaaaaagaagaaaaataagggCACCCCTGAGGGGGGCTGTACCATCGGCGGTGGGGGACACACCTTTGGTGAAGGAAGCCCAGGTGATACACATTTAACGGGGAAATTCTCGGTGGAAGGTAAACCGAACGGAAATGCAGCGATgcgtgaagaaaattttcctgaGAGGGTACAGCACAAGATGCTTGATTCTTTGCAAAAAACGCAAATAGATAGTGGACAACATAGCAAAGAGGGTGTGACTACGGCAACTCCCAATGGAGTCACTGTACATAATGAAGAGAAGTGGGACAACAAAAGTGTAAGAGAGATAGCAGAACGAAAAGGCGAGATGATAAAGAAAGGGGAGGAGCGAAATACGTCCGTGGAGGAGCGTGAAGTGGGTTTGATGGTGGGGCCAACTGGTAGAGAGAAAGAGGGTgggaagcgaaaaaaaaaaaaaaaaaaaagtgaaagtgAAAGTGTCAGTGTTAGTCCCATTGGCAATGGCAATGACAATGGCAATGGCTATGGCAGTGGCAACCGGAGTGAGGACGGCGGAGCAGGAAGGCAGAAGGAACTCAAACCAGGTGAACTGAACATGAGCGAATATCTAATActtaaggaaataaaaatcaaGCAGAGCAACGAAGTGGTACAGTTAAACTTGGATTCGTCCTTCTTTGTATCGAAAGGGGCAGGCTTGTATAACTATGGACAGAATATCTGCTTCTTTAACAGCATAATTCAGACCATTGTGAGAATCCCCTACATTTGCAAAGATCTATTAAACAAATTGCATTCCttaaattgtgaaaaaaaaaaagtcagcGTCTTTTGCTTCTATTGCTTATTCGAACAATTCGCCTGCAATATTATATCAAAAAAATgcggaataaaaaatatgctcatcccttatataaaaaagtacatatgTAATAACTACATTGTTGGTTATCAGGAAGATGTTCATGAATACTTGCGTTACTTCCTTTGCTCCCTGGAAAggtcttccttctcctcttccatatatatacagaaaATGTTCACAGGGGTAACAAAGAACATAACGATATGCACAAAATGCAACAATGTGTCattaaaatatgaacagtaTTATGAGCTTTCCTTGGATATCAGTTCATCCAACAATTTAGAAGAGGCACTTAAGAAATATCTATCGAAAGAAACCCTGATGGGTGATAATGGCTACTATTGTGATaactgcagaaaaaaaaaaaaggccacgAAACAATGTGTTATTAATAAACTCCCAAGAGTACTGACGATACAAATTAAAAGattttttatgaattctAAATTTAACGTTGTAAAAAACCACAAGCATATTTCCTATCCTTTGTATCTGGACATGAAGGGCTATGTTAACAACTACGATTTGTTTCAAAATGATTTCAATAATAATGTGATATCGCTGTACGAGAAGGTTAACTCTTCCACAGGGGGAATTAGTCACCAAGGAAGCGGCGTAGCGAGTGACACACGAAATGGTGCAGGAAGTGACCAGCGAAACGGTGCAGGAAGTGACCAGCGAAACGGTGCAGGAAGTGACCAGCGAAACGGTGTAGGAAGTGACCAGCGAAATGGCGCATCCAGTAACATGCATGGTGATAACCAAAGTGCCCCCCAGGGAGGGCGTCCCAATCCACACGTTCTCAACCAAATCGCGCACATCTTCGCCGAACTCAAGAGGGAAGtgtgcaaaaggaaaataaaaaatcagCTCACCTCTTCCGATCTCCGAAGCATCATcatggaaacaaaaaaacgaatCATAAAAGaattgaacaaaataaaattctccAAATTTTACAACGACATTCTTTTGAGCATATCCAAGGATATCGACACGCTGTATTGTCACATGCGGGCCAACGCAAATAGCAAGCACTTTAGTTTGAAGGGTGCCCTCTTCAACTTCAAGGTGGAATACCTCAGTGGGCAGGAACGACACCTACCATCTCACAGCGAATCATGTACCACTGAAAATGGCAACCGAAGCGAAACAAACAGGTTTGGCGAAAGAAGAGAGCACTCAGCGCGCGAAGCACACAATGGAAAGAATCACTCCAATCAAAGGAACGCAAGTTATTTCTCATACGAATTAACAGGGCTAATTAAGCACATCGGCTCTGGAACAGAATATGGACACTACGTAGCGCTGACCAAGTCGAACAACAACATTTACCTGCTCTGTGATGACAATAACATTTCATACATCAACAAGAAGGACATTCTAAACTGTGTAAAGAATGCATACGTTTTTATATACACGTGTATCCATCCGCGTTTTATCGATTTCTATAATAAGTATGTAGATgtcttggaaaaaaaaaagtttaacaTCAACTTGCCAGTATTTGAAAAGCGAGTCGAATTTAAGGAGCGCATAACGATGCCCAAGCAGAAGTTCATCAGTAGGTCGCTTCATTTTTGA
- a CDS encoding small nuclear ribonucleoprotein-associated protein B, putative, translating to MGKNSRLENWLQYRVRVTVSDTRYFVGTFLSYDRHMNIVLVDAEEFRRVKSQENSSKEIKRVIGLILIRGENIVSFTAERAPVNKKSTANVLNKGMATGRGIPMNNYVPLQNNFNPNMPNPISNMPTGMVLNAGTSKNLAPGINPNFRGSNMPMGSQRPMMPMNIPMNQPLGNVGNDQQRLMPQIPSQLPFPPPNVNSPPE from the exons atgggaaagaatTCCAGGCTAGAAAATTGGCTACAGTACAGAGTCAGAGTCACCGTAAGTGACACGAGGTACTTCGTCGGCACCTTCCTCTCCTATGATAGGCACATGAACATAGTTTTAGTCGATGCGGAAGAATTCAGAAGGGTGAAAAGTCAGGAGAATTCATCCAAG gaaataaaaagagtaaTAGGCTTGATCCTCATTCGAGGGGAAAACATTGTCTCCTTTACAGCAGAACGAGCACCTGTGAATAAAAAATCGACGGCAAACGTTCTGAACAAAGGAATGGCCACAGGTAGAGGAATCCCGATGAATAATTACGTGCCACTTCAAAACAATTTCAATCCTAATATGCCTAACCCCATAAGTAATATGCCAACGGGAATGGTCCTCAACGCTGGGACATCCAAAAATTTAGCCCCAGGAATCAACCCAAATTTTAGGGGTTCCAATATGCCCATGGGAAGTCAACGACCAATGATGCCCATGAACATACCTATGAATCAACCGCTAGGGAATGTAGGAAATGACCAACAGAGATTGATGCCGCAAATACCAAGTCAGTTACCATTCCCCCCTCCCAATGTGAACTCCCCACCAGAGTAG
- a CDS encoding uracil-DNA glycosylase, putative has protein sequence MNKIKVQKTIDSFFHVKRKKSIIASNEGGTNNSSDSVTSTCVEELDGADDNGAKKRKIDDAVGVETTLDDVSTVKGEVNTEYKTSLKETINVGEVATANKATSAADIVTVKKTGAAEAATYPYAEEIKNLMHAEWYEHLKDELRKSYFQKMYLKIKEERKTKVIYPPARLVFNAFLKTPLSNIKVVIVGQDPYHQKGQAMGLCFSVPIGVKIPPSLKNILKEIKQTSNHGDLISWAEQGVFLLNTSLTVEENKPASHKNYGWETFTDRVINIINEKKEKIIFMLWGNFAIKKCSKIDTKKHFILKAGHPSPLSVRHFVNCDHFNKCNEILTRNGMAPIKWELPQ, from the coding sequence atgaataaaataaaagtgcaaaaaaCGATTGACAGTTTTTTCcatgttaaaagaaaaaaaagcataattGCGAGTAATGAGGGTGGGACGAATAATTCGTCCGATTCCGTTACCAGTACTTGCGTTGAGGAGTTAGACGGGGCGGATGATAATGGTGccaagaaaaggaagatagaCGACGCTGTGGGGGTTGAAACAACGCTCGATGATGTCTCCACGGTTAAGGGGGAAGTAAATACGGAGTACAAAACTAGCTTGAAGGAAACGATAAATGTGGGGGAGGTGGCAACTGCTAATAAAGCGACAAGCGCGGCAGACATAGTTACAGTGAAGAAAACAGGCGCTGCAGAAGCAGCCACCTATCCGTACGccgaagaaataaagaaccTAATGCACGCAGAATGGTACGAACACTTAAAAGACGAGTTACGAAAAagttattttcaaaaaatgtatctgaagataaaggaagagagaaaaacgaaagTGATATACCCCCCAGCTCGGTTAGTGTTTAATGCATTCTTAAAAACTCCCCTATCAAATATAAAAGTAGTGATTGTAGGCCAGGACCCCTACCATCAGAAGGGCCAAGCCATGGGATTGTGCTTCTCTGTACCCATTGGTGTTAAAATACCACCAAGtctcaaaaatattttaaaagaaataaaacagaCTAGTAATCATGGAGATTTAATTAGTTGGGCAGAGCAAGGAGTATTCTTACTAAACACATCTCTAACTGTCGAGGAGAACAAACCCGCTTCACACAAAAATTACGGATGGGAAACCTTCACCGATAGAGTCATAAATATcataaatgagaaaaaagagaaaataatctTCATGCTATGGGGCAACTTTGCCATAAAGAAATGCTCCAAAATAGATACAAAgaagcattttattttaaaggCGGGACACCCATCTCCCTTAAGTGTGAGGCACTTTGTCAACTGTGACCATTTTAACAAGTGCAATGAGATTCTCACGCGGAATGGCATGGCGCCAATAAAATGGGAGTTGCCCCagtga
- a CDS encoding mRNA-capping enzyme subunit alpha, putative has translation MITDIYHPGEKIENEFLKEKIRSKINDMLKWKRKGFPGGNPVSLTKHNIRNLFSKDYLICEKTDGVRYFLFIASNTTFLIDRNYDIFKNDMHIPTHDDLQAKQQLTLLDGELVEDTIFNEKKGVEENKIVYLIYDGLYIHRRDITALNYLERLTNVYNFVIRPLKKYRRYTNQGKRTEGPIRPSRSTLESDDGNMNNWQSINGNQNDNKNDNKNVNENSSDKQNLKRSVDQRGDKDTCTDHWRDNNDTPPPPGSATPFGLDEHSMHKKEAYINAQHAGTPTDGNVCDESDETIPSDEGSLPEEENLPFEIYLKDFYPISQIKELIQTIKKLPHPSDGIIFTPLNYPYRTGNFFELLKWKPLNLNTVDFGIETIYDQHNSPQRFELFISIRGVRTSYRTYLAEYGDVYKELLTLALNNKISHYIIECYYVAKNIFSIFKNENGMEEKIEGGWIAQKIRFDKNIPNDISTLNKVIQSILDNITIDSLIKEISRNRQGKR, from the coding sequence aTGATCACAGATATTTACCAcccgggggaaaaaatagaaaatgaattcctaaaggagaaaattcgaTCGAAAATAAACGACATGCTAAAATGGAAGCGCAAGGGATTTCCAGGAGGCAATCCAGTATCGCTAACAAAGCACAACATCAGGAATTTGTTTAGCAAAGATTATTTAATATGCGAAAAGACCGACGGAGTGAggtactttttatttattgcTTCGAATACCACTTTCCTAATTGATAGAAATTATGATATCTTCAAAAATGATATGCACATTCCTACACATGATGATTTGCAAGCCAAGCAACAGTTGACATTACTCGATGGAGAATTGGTCGAGGACACaatttttaatgaaaaaaaaggagtcgaagaaaataaaattgtataTTTGATATATGATGGGCTATATATCCATAGGAGAGATATAACAGCTTTGAACTACTTGGAGCGACTGACTAATGTTTACAACTTTGTAATTCGTCCGTTAAAAAAGTACAGGAGATATACCAACCAAGGGAAGCGGACAGAAGGGCCCATTCGTCCATCGCGCTCTACATTAGAATCGGATGACGGAAACATGAACAATTGGCAAAGTATAAATGGTAACCAAAATgataacaaaaatgataacaaaaatgtgaacgaAAATAGCAGTGATAAACAGAACCTAAAAAGAAGTGTGGACCAAAGGGGCGATAAGGACACATGTACTGATCACTGGAGGGATAATAATGATACCCCCCCTCCTCCAGGAAGTGCTACTCCCTTTGGGCTAGATGAACATTCTATGCATAAGAAGGAGGCCTACATAAACGCTCAACATGCTGGTACACCTACCGATGGAAATGTGTGTGACGAATCAGATGAGACAATCCCCTCCGATGAAGGTAGTCTTcctgaggaagaaaatctCCCCTTTGAAATTTACTTAAAAGATTTCTACCCCATCTCCCAAATTAAGGAACTTATTCAAACAATTAAGAAACTGCCTCACCCTTCTGATGGAATTATATTTACCCCTCTGAATTATCCTTACAGAACTGGCAACTTCTTTGAGTTGCTAAAATGGAAACCACTAAATTTAAACACCGTCGACTTTGGAATTGAGACCATATATGATCAACACAACTCCCCCCAAAGGTTTGagctttttatttccatcagGGGAGTGAGAACTTCCTATCGAACATATTTGGCAGAGTATGGGGATGTGTACAAGGAGCTACTAACCTTAGCGCTCAACAACAAGATTTCTCATTATATTATCGAATGCTACTATGTTgcgaagaatattttttccatttttaagaatgaaaatgggatggaggagaaaatcgAAGGAGGGTGGATTGCGCAGAAAATTCGATTCGATAAAAACATACCCAACGACATCTCCACGCTGAACAAAGTTATTCAGAGTATTCTGGACAATATAACTATTGACTCCCTCATCAAGGAAATTTCGCGCAACCGTCAGGGCAAGCGATGA